Proteins found in one Pieris napi chromosome 6, ilPieNapi1.2, whole genome shotgun sequence genomic segment:
- the LOC125050668 gene encoding zinc finger protein 431-like, which yields MDSLKCCRICLEVDGFMHNLSSNTLAFYYLTLTGINPLPKLKIPMYVCYECTALLKKYFVFRQKCLRGQAVLQALLSNNGEVTEENLKDIGRESFGLTSSLKIVENVSFNYDPQADLRKTYDLPNHIKEEDIVKLEHDYFCEVQDDSSDPIDVNNSEDDELIEVLEDDQDADQLDEKMEEQQSFEQIMLQELEPNMSVEGDKRITKKDTEDLNKYFTIKYYTKQEVMDKMELRKESIKYKSAEYKCELCYSWFIDIRGQEKHAGQHDQNRGEFYCKDCHMYFKTQEQLQTHNKSHPRWFLCKLCPQSYSNLYRAKLHLLYHQGQQYTCEQCKAVFTNRIIYLRHIRNRHPIDFTCCFCGISLASQIALNAHKARDHEGLQEDDEIMKITAVHCDTCDITFTNGKAYNVHLTATMKHTGKHRYSCDTCDERFSTKKERFLHSLKVHKRRPRRIEKPIIMIKASTDKSQNKPNKPRPKITLPKNRPVNTLQKIIWPMKCHYCPDALVYSEQENWLHHRRQHPEKTYMTIRRRYICEHCGKGYKSRHILNYHMNLHNGVTPFKCEVCSKAFYSRTLLRNHFVVVHSDERPFVCDTCGLALKTKGTLHKHNRIHSGEKPFKCDVCDKAFAFKTSRRLHYEGVHLNIKRKKKKKSKRKEREKEEVKQNRETILNTSSKSSIVVK from the exons CCTCTACCAAAACTGAAAATAccaatgtatgtatgttatgAGTGTACTGCTCTGTTGAAGAAATACTTTGTATTTCGACAAAAATGCCTCCGTGGACAGGCAGTGCTCCAAGCacttttatcaaataatgGGGAG GTAACAGAAGAAAACTTAAAGGACATAGGTAGAGAAAGTTTTGGCCTAACCTCAAGTCTAAAAATTGTTGAGAATGTCAGTTTTAATTATGACCCACAAGCTGACTTAAGAAAAACTTATGATCTACCAAATCATATAAAGGAAGAGGATATTGTAAAGTTAGAGCATGATTACTTTTGTGAAGTGCAAGATGATTCTAGTGATCCCATTGATGTAAATAATTCAGAAGATGATGAATTAATTGAAGTCCTTGAAGATGATCAAGATGCAGACCAATTGGATGAAAAAATGGAGGAGcag CAATCATTTGAACAAATTATGCTTCAAGAATTGGAACCAAATATGTCAGTAGAAGGTGATAAAAGAATAACAAAGAAGGATACAGAAGatctcaataaatattttaccatCAAATATTATACA aaacaagAGGTAATGGATAAAATGGAATTGCGTAAAGaatctataaaatacaaatcgGCTGAATATAAATGTGAGCTATGCTATTCTTGGTTTATTGATATACGTGGACAAGAAAAGCATGCAGGGCAACATGATCAG aACCGTGGCGAGTTTTATTGCAAAGATTGTCACATGTATTTCAAGACTCAGgaacaattacaaacacataATAAATCGCATCCAAGATGGTTTTTGTGCAAGTTGTGTCCGCAGTCTTATTCCAACTT GTATCGGGCGAAACTTCACCTGTTATACCATCAAGGTCAGCAATACACGTGCGAACAATGTAAAGCAGTTTTCAC AAACCGTATTATTTACCTAAGACACATCCGAAACCGTCACCCGATTGACTTCACGTGCTGTTTCTGCGGAATCTCGCTCGCTTCCCAGATAGCACTCAACGCCCATAAGGCGCGCGATCACGAAGGTCTTCAA GAAGATGATGAGATTATGAAGATAACGGCGGTGCACTGCGACACGTGTGATATAACGTTTACAAATGGGAAGGCGTACAATGTCCACTTGACTGCAACTATGAAGCACACTGGCAAGCATAG ATACAGCTGCGACACTTGTGATGAGAGATTTTCGACTAAAAAGGAGAGATTCTTGCATTCATTGAAAGTTCACAAACGGCGTCCGCGACGCATTGAAAAACcgattattatgataaaagcATCCACGGATAAATCCCAGAATAAGCCGAACAAGCCTCGGCCTAAAATAACATTACCCAAGAACCGTCCGGTCAATACACTCCAGAAAATTATTTGGCCAATGAAATGTCATTAC TGTCCCGATGCATTAGTGTACAGCGAGCAGGAAAATTGGTTACACCACCGGCGCCAGCATCCTGAGAAGACATATATGACCATTAGGAGAAGATATATTTGCGAGCATTGTGGGAAGGGATATAAA AGCCGACACATACTTAATTACCACATGAACCTACACAACGGTGTGACCCCATTCAAATGTGAGGTTTGCAGTAAAGCGTTTTACTCGCGGACGCTTCTTAGAAATCATTTTGTGGTTGTACACTCCGATGAAAGACCATTCGTTTGCGACACATGTGGATTGGCTCTTAAGACAAAAGGCACGCTGCATAAACATAACCGG ATCCATTCCGGCGAAAAACCATTCAAATGTGACGTTTGCGACAAAGCGTTCGCATTCAAAACATCACGCAGACTTCACTATGAAGGTGTTCATTTAAACATAAAgaggaagaagaagaagaagtcGAAAAGAAAAGAGAGGGAAAAAGAAGAAGTCAAACAGAATAGAGAGACAATCCTGAACACTTCTTCTAAATCTTCTATTGTCgtcaaatga